In Chrysemys picta bellii isolate R12L10 unplaced genomic scaffold, ASM1138683v2 scaf9, whole genome shotgun sequence, the sequence ccaaggggcagtggcagggctgggagaagcagaggttaatgtgggtctaaagtcgtagtgagtgacatggcttccagcgaggcagagtggaagtgggggtccagttatacacaccaatcacactctttgtgtcattcgaacgcaccggcggggtcagctctcagcatttattccaggggatttaccgtgcagaagccaacagggaagggggtgagcagagtggaggcattgcagggactgcactgattaggtgggggatggcgcgccgtgtctgatctaatattgtctccccttctcagcggcgctgctcccaaggaggatgggctcctcctgccggacccagcacacgtctgttggcttaaccaggatgagggaagacttgcactccccactcttacagaaccctgcccagtagatgtagcctttcctattgagcaggacgttctgacacttgtcgtaccaccagcctccatagctacttgcgcagttcccactggtctggtcctgatccttgtcacttgtgctgaacttcatgttgtcgtgtatgccccccaggccggagtggtaggtggtgagatagtcctcgccgtccccagagtacctgcccagcctcagagggtacccgctgggctcatcctcgacactgaagatgtcgtactctgcgtagcgggtgttgttggatttgtcctccacgacaaagcggaccttgtagatgttctgccgcgtgagcagggacaggtactcattgcccagccagtaatcctgctgcacgttcccaaagccgtacttgtaggtgctccaggactccttccaggtgatctctgtgttgtaagaatttctctggacaacggtccagcccttgccttcggtgtccatgtcacaccacaccactcgagggggagagcctgctggCTGGATGACctggaccccgctggggctgtccctgggaatgttgctgcagtctttggggaaccctgaaatgccacgaacatcaggttaagggggcaggtggggagggggggagagagcgctagctagctcgatcaaatcagcctggggtaactggaggctgggtttttagaggcaggtcctgtgtatttcacaatactacagccacagaatccgccccggccattcctggccacagaatcccgctccagatcttacactttcattttaccaataaaataaaataagaatagtttcttgctctgctggttttgaagaaaccttgaagagatgaatcaactgtaaaccaaggctctgtatccttcctgagtccgtactgctgaagaaatcgtttggcgagggtgggggagacgctgccagatccatctcagcgaatgttaattatgaaacccatcggtgacaatttaaatgggagttttcaaagagcctaagggagtttgacacccgactgtgattggaattcagtgggatttaggcacccaactccctgtggtgcctttgaaaattgcagacatcctatcgaggggcttgtctttggagcggaaattgtcccgaactatcctggtagaatgagagcactgtggttatactgcccctcccctccccagggtcctccctcgagcctgagccccccagctcccctaccccccagacaatccccctgtgtgcccctcccccatagctgagccgagggggaggagctgctgagcactgcgggggcaggggctcagggccacctctggagctggctcggcccctggcctgcctgggcaagcccctgagcagctcccagagccgctggaggtgtggggagaagggaatgaaaacccctgacaaggagcaactggctctccctgctgcctggactctgggggcaaggcttctaggcatgagcgagagatccccagctgttagccggggctagccctagtataggagttggtgagatggaagggtagaactcccagccaatttggggggggtgcctggttctcacacgctgccctgcggttggcaccagcgctcttcagtcactgccgggggcttggcagccgttaccggagaaagggataacgaagctgtgtaaagcaaacaggcaatcgagcagcacctcccccaccccggcgggcccattcccaggcgctggaggcctgcgaatgggagtagtgggctcactagcgcagaccggccttgcgatcccttcggagaactcagcgtttctttgggcccagcgctggcgggggggctggaaggtgcattcagtggataagtggatctaggggtgaccccggcatgggggagaggagcagaatcaggcccacgatctcggatatggcagatgatagaagctctccgacgggttccctactcacccctctcgaccttcttgtgggccagggtcccgttgccctgcacgggggctacgcaaaggagcaccatcatggacagcgcagacagaagcaggagagagctggactggaaccctgcaggggacagaaaccgctggacatgagaccaggagagagtttcacaagtgcctaaatcccactagacgtcactgggatttaggcacttaagtgacttagccactcttgaaaatgttacccttagacgctaaggccagagttttcagagggctcaactactgggccagattttcagaagagctcagctcccaggtaggcaccgcaggacatggctgcatgttcaaaggggctcagcatgggcggggtgggcccaagtctctggagacggggtgaagcccaccattcacctctcccccggcccggccactgtctccatctctgcagccggcccgattagcacacagctgggacccagctgcatggtaaaaaccattcaaagattgcggctccgatggcctggctcccgggtcccgggcgggtcagggccggctggagcgctccctgtggtgaggaaggagctgccgcctctctccccgcgctgcaccgctgcaaggggagtgctgctcggagcaactccctctgtcccagctccccccgtccacagtcactaccaccagccggagggcagtgcccgctcacccacacagagacagcagctgggcagcctccggcagggctctgcccccctcagatgagtgccaggtgagaggggcccagggcacagagctgctgtgtgccccacgccaggcatgctgccccctgcactgcagcccagcagcccagagggggacacgctgctgacactgcagctgttctgtgggcccagctcaggccaggcttaaagtgggcagagtcgccaggggccacagtcctggccaaaaaagagttcaaaatggagccgggtccctgaggggtgcactgtaagcgctgccctagcaagggcatggccatttatttcagccgggattaacatagacacccctcccccgccccacacatgcttttcccaggccaccttcagcactcagcgcagggattcacaatgaccttgccgggatcagcagcccagagcaatccagactcttggacagaaaccggctcattcacccccggccccgcccccaggtatatctatcctggccctggtattacatcttgtgtagctacagcccacataacgcagagcacggcatatgcagcccccaatggtaaataggttgagaaccctacagcagaggctcacgtgtgaagctccagaggtcccaagtttgattatagctgctgccggcccGTGACAggtgcaaaatggcagctttttgtggggtgaggcggggtggggcaggcagggtgtgtgtgtgtgtgtgtcaaaccagaacaggctaaagccgcactggagtccggcaccgtgctttctgtcagccatcattgtattcatatggtgttgcaaagttagaaagtccacaactaaccccaaaagtgaccgtgatacaaacgtgcaaatgaattagagagagcgagagagaacaccgtgtaaacgacacaccgaaacacactgttgcaatggaaacactttgcccagacatcatccccagacagatttcattggaaacaccttctttttggagctgcctggaccccaaattcttcagacaatgtcacagcccaagtaactgtgacacgctgccagcaatctcaggtatccttgtgagagagaggagagaggcgtaaccccatggcaggcaaagggttaaagctttaaaggagaaggatttcagtgagtctgacaagccagaactacaatgtttggaactgaagtgaaataccaatctggagtcactcatccttgaaaacacgcctccccttctcctgacgccccagaggagcggggacgctgccagctagcagccgttcacacactctaatagtctaagacacagagggcctgagttcgacctgtgaccttggaaaactcattacactgcaccatacctcagtttccccatttttaaaacatggtttatgctagttcctttgtgttctaaagtgctttggccccaatgcctaaaggaacctggggcagggcgggaggattcctgcctagggtccagcagagcgctgggcaggggatccccgccaggctcctggtaccccatggccccgggggcactctttacccaccaggaggcactgccagactcctagctagccaggctcatgctgcagcatgcacttgctgggggaaatgctgctccgtttcaaaggaaaagcagcatgtacctcactgcgcccccatcccttgtgcctcggccaggcagggtcgggaaagcagaggatgcaccagggctcccctcccccttgtgcacctgcccgggctgaggggcggcactgagaggagtgcaggctgcccctctctatgcggtagttactgcatctgtctgggcacgttccttcctgtgcccgggcactcagggcacatggtgtcccacaggggccacatagcatgccctgccactgcacctcccccacgtgcccacaccgcctggggctctggtgcccaccaccaggctctggccctacatctccaggctgtgtgaaatactgggcatttcaataaaactcacccatcccgacgctgcagctgagcgggcgagttagcaacctgaagcgtcccccacttccacatcagaaaccagagccggggctccatgcctttatggacattgtcccgacaggtcacggccgggtgaggagatacctgagtgggatgggctggagcgagactgcgctgctgctgcatctgtcccacagggaagaggatcaaactggattcattcagcgactgtcaaggcagctgctctctgtgtcccagctctccggctgggatacagggggcaggaactggtgcattagagggaacagctccacgtccgtatagttctggaaaagagcacccaggccatcgaaatgtgcaacaaaggacacgagatgggacctgtttattttgttgaacgtggcaccagtttgcttagtgtgatgtgctccagtctgctcatttggggaccaggttttgggatgagggggagtttgtgctgtcacacaaacaacgaatgaatctcccacatgcaattcatgctgcctcctccctcccgcccgcacaccccgaatgccagctgcagccggccccataagtctggctgccctggtaaagcagcttccagtggattctggctgattctggctatgcatctgtgacgaactgggactgttcttactgtggtctttgaatgctggcaggggagtgtggctaggatagtctgcattgggggatgggagactgaccggagaatacctgagcatgtaacatgagaacccaggaaggggttagaggccaggtgacacctttgcccgggaaactgaacaaaggctgtgggaggggtcgctaaagggagagtttcaggagctggctggtggaatggctgggaggcagacagggctctgtactcccaaggggctggggtgcccgaggaccccaagatggacctaactgagggggtcctgttttctgtgcctgcgggacctgtcttgaactgtgttcctgtcgtctaaataaaccttctgctttactggctggctgagagtcatggtgaatcgcaggaagccgggggtgcaggaccctgagtccccccacactccgtgacaggatcacccccatcagctgggcgtgctgggccgaccccatgcacaacaggggcagcagcgcggccgccctcgcgctctgattgtgactcgggattgcgggggcttctcacctgtcccatggaaacgtggccaaaggcgccaattgtcccttcatcaaaatggcgccatctcccactgctgccagcggggctgaggcctgcgcgagggccgccccgtccccacgctctgtctgcatgtggcaggcaggctgccctcctgacgctggctgccacctcccgctgggctccaggaggctgaagccgagcccacaggcagactggctgaggccatggttcagggcctggacagcgcatggggactgtgaggggatgtggggggaaggctgagcgggttgcaggggggtgtgggggcagggatagggggcaggctgagggggacagagggatatgggcataagggagacagagtgtgcagggggaacgctgacaggggtagtaggtgtggagggcaggaagaaggctgagggggccagggagtgtggggggcagggggaaggctgaggggggcatggggatggggcagaggggaggctgtgggggttggaggtgatcatgtgggatataagagcggctgagggaggtgcagggcatgtgggggcagggggcagaagaatgtgcgggaaggttaagggggccggggtgtggggagccgagggaggctgaggggggtacagggggatggggacaggaaggaggctaagggaggcaggagggaggctcagggagatgtggggggcaggggagaggctagggtttgtgcgcagaggacagtcgtagaatcatagaatatcagggttggaagagacctcaggaggtcatctagtccaaccccctgctcaaagcaggaccaattcccaactaaatcatcccagccagggctttgtcaagccgggacttaaaaacctccaaggaaggagactccaccacctccctaggtaatgcatttcggtagggcttaggggccacaaacgagaccagggccccctggtgctaggcgctgtccaaacacatgatgagagattggccccaccccagagagcctacagtctacacagacaaaaagtgggtggggaaacagaggcacggagaaatgaagtgaccaaagctaaagagcaggtcaggaatagaacccaggtgtcctgacgcccaggcctgtgccctcaaccaaacctatacggctatcctgaggtcagcacatccttcaaacggggacctgtgctcggaaccaaatacagggcacgttccttttggcttctttctgatgaataaagggtagttgtttttaaagccctgtggggtttgatttgcttttacattagaaatgcagatcttgtccacccttcttttttcgtggctggctctatgggtgacgacagaactactgggttgacgaggtcggtttattattatttaacatttctctcgtggtagtgctgaaagaccattatcagctgggccctacttttgctggggctgtacagacatacctcaagtgtcactcccgtgctattctgttgtgtgcaggtcattataccacgttcaccaccacagtatcacagcaccttccagtggtgcattacgctacatgactaacacccatcacgtatttgttcccttgtcctctcccaagggtgagaagtgtgcccgatcaagagggctttttaataatacacacacacacgttgctgtgtgtgtatatatcagagaaggcgctgtaaagaaatgccttgcattggagcggatggtggggcggtttgggatggtccttagtggcaccttagagactaacaggtatatacatagcacatgaaaagatgggagttgtcttaccaagtgggaggtcagtctaatgaagtcatctgatgaagtgggttctagcccactgtgacaatgcggttctggcggaacccaactgagagtgccaactcaggacaaattgctcaaatagggcagttacagcccaaggctggggttttctccacctctaaggcaaaccaaaccagccagactaagaggactccagtctcaccccactggctaactgcaagtctcacaagcaatctccttagacactccagtttcccagtattaccaccag encodes:
- the LOC135977685 gene encoding fibrinogen-like protein 1-like protein isoform X1 — protein: MNTMMADRKHGAGLQCGFSLFWFDTHTHTPCLPHPASPHKKLPFCTCHGPAAAIIKLGTSGASHVSLCWFQSSSLLLLSALSMMVLLCVAPVQGNGTLAHKKVERGFPKDCSNIPRDSPSGVQVIQPAGSPPRVVWCDMDTEGKGWTVVQRNSYNTEITWKESWSTYKYGFGNVQQDYWLGNEYLSLLTRQNIYKVRFVVEDKSNNTRYAEYDIFSVEDEPSGYPLRLGRYSGDGEDYLTTYHSGLGGIHDNMKFSTSDKDQDQTSGNCASSYGGWWYDKCQNVLLNRKGYIYWAGFCKSGECKSSLILVKPTDVCWVRQEEPILLGSSAAEKGRQY
- the LOC135977685 gene encoding fibrinogen-like protein 1-like protein isoform X5; translated protein: MMVLLCVAPVQGNGTLAHKKVERGFPKDCSNIPRDSPSGVQVIQPAGSPPRVVWCDMDTEGKGWTVVQRNSYNTEITWKESWSTYKYGFGNVQQDYWLGNEYLSLLTRQNIYKVRFVVEDKSNNTRYAEYDIFSVEDEPSGYPLRLGRYSGDGEDYLTTYHSGLGGIHDNMKFSTSDKDQDQTSGNCASSYGGWWYDKCQNVLLNRKGYIYWAGFCKSGECKSSLILVKPTDVCWVRQEEPILLGSSAAEKGRQY
- the LOC135977685 gene encoding fibrinogen-like protein 1-like protein isoform X4 encodes the protein MGFQSSSLLLLSALSMMVLLCVAPVQGNGTLAHKKVERGFPKDCSNIPRDSPSGVQVIQPAGSPPRVVWCDMDTEGKGWTVVQRNSYNTEITWKESWSTYKYGFGNVQQDYWLGNEYLSLLTRQNIYKVRFVVEDKSNNTRYAEYDIFSVEDEPSGYPLRLGRYSGDGEDYLTTYHSGLGGIHDNMKFSTSDKDQDQTSGNCASSYGGWWYDKCQNVLLNRKGYIYWAGFCKSGECKSSLILVKPTDVCWVRQEEPILLGSSAAEKGRQY
- the LOC135977685 gene encoding fibrinogen-like protein 1-like protein isoform X2; translation: MPGVGHTAALCPGPLSPGTHLRGAEPCRRLPSCCLCVGFQSSSLLLLSALSMMVLLCVAPVQGNGTLAHKKVERGFPKDCSNIPRDSPSGVQVIQPAGSPPRVVWCDMDTEGKGWTVVQRNSYNTEITWKESWSTYKYGFGNVQQDYWLGNEYLSLLTRQNIYKVRFVVEDKSNNTRYAEYDIFSVEDEPSGYPLRLGRYSGDGEDYLTTYHSGLGGIHDNMKFSTSDKDQDQTSGNCASSYGGWWYDKCQNVLLNRKGYIYWAGFCKSGECKSSLILVKPTDVCWVRQEEPILLGSSAAEKGRQY
- the LOC135977685 gene encoding fibrinogen-like protein 1-like protein isoform X3 codes for the protein MMSGQSVSIATVCFGFQSSSLLLLSALSMMVLLCVAPVQGNGTLAHKKVERGFPKDCSNIPRDSPSGVQVIQPAGSPPRVVWCDMDTEGKGWTVVQRNSYNTEITWKESWSTYKYGFGNVQQDYWLGNEYLSLLTRQNIYKVRFVVEDKSNNTRYAEYDIFSVEDEPSGYPLRLGRYSGDGEDYLTTYHSGLGGIHDNMKFSTSDKDQDQTSGNCASSYGGWWYDKCQNVLLNRKGYIYWAGFCKSGECKSSLILVKPTDVCWVRQEEPILLGSSAAEKGRQY